From the Manihot esculenta cultivar AM560-2 chromosome 3, M.esculenta_v8, whole genome shotgun sequence genome, one window contains:
- the LOC110610764 gene encoding heat shock factor protein HSF30 — MPVVRQSISLNSAAFGEATHGGLPSSSSSSINTPEIQKPAVNDTVNVITIKSEDEEEYTGAIGFGDEFEGVNEDGSSSSSFSVDLPKSMEGLHDTGPPPFLKKTFQMVEDPETDSTVSWSKNGDSFIVWDAHEFSKTLLPKYFKHCNFSSFIRQLNTYGFRKIDPDRWEFANEGFRGGEKHLLKNIKRRSRYNKQQQGKAIGDDSPKSDLEAELENLKNDQDLLRIEILKLRQQRENSDNQLSIVEQHIQVAECKQLQMFIFLNKAAKNRAFIQNLIQKRKQQRELGGSAFKKRRSLSTQIPKSLPDAADASQSVNCRHQAQEQLAAMQTELTEVLREDTETNTMSKLIEQPMSDELYSPIDDQKASLICGTNDRETVYHLMSEKLLDDNAGSENLVEQDLEVNETKLYLELENLIGKP; from the exons ATGCCGGTTGTGCGCCAATCAATTTCCCTCAATTCCGCCGCCTTCGGTGAAGCTACCCACGGTGGTctcccttcttcttcctcttcatcCATTAATACACCTGAAATACAAAAGCCGGCGGTGAATGACACCGTCAATGTAATCACGATCAAATCAGAGGACGAGGAGGAGTATACTGGAGCCATTGGCTTTGGCGATGAGTTTGAGGGTGTAAATGAAGATGGATCATCATCTTCGTCTTTttcagttgatttgcccaaatccatGGAGGGTTTACACGATACAGGTCCGCCACCGTTTCTAAAGAAGACTTTTCAGATGGTGGAGGATCCGGAGACGGATTCCACTGTGTCTTGGAGTAAAAATGGTGATAGTTTTATCGTCTGGGACGCTCATGAATTTTCCAAAACTTTGCTTCCTAAATACTTCAAGCACTGTAACTTTTCCAGCTTCATTCGCCAGCTTAACACCTAT GGCTTTAGAAAGATTGATCCTGATAGAtgggagtttgcaaatgaaggGTTTCGTGGAGGGGAGAAGCATTTGCTCAAGAACATCAAGAGAAGAAGTAGGTACAACAAGCAGCAACAGGGAAAAGCAATCGGTGATGATTCACCTAAATCAGATTTGGAAGCTGAACTTGAAAATTTGAAGAATGATCAAGATTTATTGAGGATCGAAATCCTCAAACTCAGGCAGCAACGAGAAAACTCGGATAATCAACTCAGCATTGTTGAACAGCACATTCAAGTTGCAGAGTGCAAGCAATTACAGATGTTCATTTTCCTGAATAAAGCGGCTAAGAACCGTGCCTTCATTCAAAATCTTATCCAGAAGAGAAAACAACAGAGAGAACTGGGTGGGAGTGCTTTCAAGAAAAGAAGATCGCTTTCAACCCAAATTCCTAAAAGCTTGCCTGATGCAGCAGATGCAAGCCAAAGTGTCAACTGTAGACACCAAGCTCAGGAACAATTGGCTGCAATGCAAACTGAACTCACTGAGGTATTAAGAGAGGATACAGAGACCAACACAATGTCAAAACTAATCGAGCAGCCGATGAGTGATGAGCTTTACAGTCCTATTGATGATCAGAAGGCTAGTTTGATATGTGGCACCAATGATAGAGAAACCGTTTACCATCTAATGTCTGAGAAATTACTGGATGACAATGCAGGTTCTGAGAATTTAGTTGAACAAGACCTGGAAGTGAACGAGACTAAATTGTACCTTGAACTGGAAAATTTGATTGGAAAGCCATGA
- the LOC110610944 gene encoding LOW QUALITY PROTEIN: 5'-nucleotidase SurE-like (The sequence of the model RefSeq protein was modified relative to this genomic sequence to represent the inferred CDS: inserted 1 base in 1 codon): protein MTTSVKNNFFPPSLISNLQQVLINRNDDDGGGGLEQTSTKDNDPIEAVVASSSPRSNVHSNGCEDSEKEIVLVTNGEGIDSPGLTSLLEALVRDSRFNVHVCAPQSDRSVSGHSVTVRETVAACSVEISGVTAAYEVSGTPADCVSLALSGTLFSWSKPVVVISGINRGSSCGHNMFYSGAVAAAREALICGVPALSLSLNWKNGVSSENXLKDAASVCLPLLYAAIKDIKKEKFPKSCLLNVEIPTCPIANKGFKVTRQSLWRSSLSWQAVSANKHPSVGHFMSNQQSLGMKLAQLSRDASAAGAARRLNSHRKHVEIESVGVAGKVNSPKTVKKYFRLEFSEKEEENVEEDLDFTAVENGFVSVTPFSLTVQPEIQALVTNWITAALASEQ, encoded by the exons ATGACGACCTCCGTCAAGAACAACTTCTTCCCTCCTTCTCTTATCTCTAATCTTCAGCAAGTTCTCATCAACCGGAACGATGACGACGGCGGCGGCGGCCTCGAACAAACTTCTACTAAGGATAATGATCCGATTGAAGCTGTTGTTGCTTCTTCATCTCCAAGAAGCAATGTCCATAGCAATGGATGTGAAGATTCTGAAAAGGAAATTGTTTTGGTTACAAATGGAGAGGGAATAGATTCCCCTGGTCTCACTTCTCTCCTCGAGGCTCTTGTTCGTGATTCTCGTTTTAATGTTCACGTCTGCGCTCCTCAATC AGACAGATCCGTATCTGGTCACTCGGTGACCGTTAGGGAGACTGTGGCTGCTTGTTCTGTTGAGATTAGCGGCGTCACTGCTGCCTATGAAGTTTCTG GAACTCCTGCGGATTGTGTATCTTTAGCTTTATCGGGGacattattttcttggtctaAGCCTGTCGTG GTAATCAGTGGAATAAACAGGGGATCAAGCTGCGGCCATAATAT GTTCTACTCAGGGGCTGTTGCTGCTGCCAGAGAGGCATTGATTTGTGGCGTGCCCGCTCTTTCCTTATCCCTGAACTG GAAGAATGGAGTAAGCTCGGAAA GACTTAAGGACGCAGCCAGTGTTTGTTTACCATTACTGTATGCTGCTATAAAAGACATCAAGAAGGAAAAGTTCCCCAAAAGTTGCTTATTAAACGTAGAAATTCCTACTTGTCCCATTGCAAACAAG GGCTTCAAAGTAACCAGACAGAGTTTATGGAGATCCTCTTTGAGCTGGCAAGCAGTGTCAGCCAACAAGCATCCATCTGTCGGCCATTTTATGTCCAATCAACAAAGCCTTGGTATGAAGCTTGCACAACTTAGCCGAGATGCCTCCGCAGCT GGTGCAGCTCGCCGCCTGAACTCACATAGGAAGCACGTAGAGATTGAATCTGTTGGGGTTGCGGGAAAAGTGAATTCCCCAAAAACAGTAAAGAAATACTTCCGTTTAGAG TTCTCAGAAAAGGAGGAGGAAAATGTTGAAGAGGATCTAGATTTTACAGCGGTTGAAAATGGATTT GTATCGGTGACCCCATTCTCTTTAACTGTTCAGCCGGAAATCCAAGCTTTGGTGACTAATTGGATTACAGCTGCACTCGCCAGCGAGCAATAA
- the LOC110611030 gene encoding uncharacterized protein LOC110611030: MSDRQKGLKEAVKDIFPSAAHRFCCRHLYSNFKKEFPGLTLKKDFWNAAKATHGYEFWLHMRNMKSKKEKKPHDWLLKIPLSHWSRHAFWTTTKCDNYTNNFTESFNSWIGNLRGLPIIQIIEKVRQKCMLRFHERYEKAATWQGKVTPRIQKTLRQIINQSRCVKLIPGRNDEFECHEGPCRFAVSLERRTCSCGWWDISGLPCKHAVRAIGYKRAEIEDFCDEYFTISTYKKVYQHAIHPIPHRDLQPDEDHPPMQPPPLKRQPGRPKKARRREDGEAGPAPKRTRNATVSTSSQRGNHFEMEQTGHETVDINSTQPMDLHSQASAN; this comes from the exons ATGTCTGATAGACAAAAG gGATTAAAAGAAGCTGTGAAGGATATATTTCCTTCAGCTGCTCACAGGTTTTGCTGTAGACACTTATACAGTAATTTCAAGAAGGAGTTTCCTGGGTTGACATTAAAGAAGGACTTCTGGAATGCAGCCAAAGCTACTCATGGATATGAGTTTTGGCTACATATGAGAAATATGAAATctaagaaggagaagaagcctCATGATTGGTTGCTGAAGATACCACTTTCACATTGGTCAAGACATGCATTTTGGACAACAACAAAGTGTGACAACTACACCAACAATTTCACTGAATCATTTAACAGCTGGATTGGAAATCTGAGGGGTTTGCCAATCATTCAAATCATTGAGAAGGTAAGGCAAAAATGTATGCTTAGATTCCATGAAAGGTATGAGAAGGCTGCAACTTGGCAAGGTAAGGTGACCCCAAGAATTCAGAAGACTTTGAGGCAAATTATAAACCAGAGTAGATGTGTGAAGTTAATTCCGGGAAGAAATGATGAATTTGAATGTCATGAAGGTCCTTGTAGGTTTGCAGTTTCACTTGAAAGGAGAACTTGTTCATGTGGTTGGTGGGACATTTCAGGCTTGCCATGCAAGCATGCTGTTAGAGCAATAGGATACAAGAGAGCTGAGATTGAAGACTTTTGTGATGAATATTTCACCATTTCTACATACAAGAAGGTATATCAACATGCAATACATCCCATACCACACAGGGATTTGCAACCAGATGAGGATCACCCACCAATGCAGCCTCCTCCTTTGAAAAGACAACCAGGCAGACCAAAAAAGGCAAGGAGGAGAGAGGATGGTGAGGCAGGTCCAGCTCCAAAGAGAACAAGGAATGCCACAGTG TCCACCAGTAGTCAGAGGGGAAATCATTTTGAAATGGAGCAGACTGGACATGAGACAGTGGATATTAATTCTACTCAACCAATGGACCTTCATAGCCAAGCATCAGCAAATTAA